The segment CCTGCAATTACTACTTGGAAAAGATTATTGACCTTGATGACATGACACTAAATGTTAGTATCTATGATTATATCCTGTCAAATCTAAAGTATAACTATGATTACAACATCACCCCTAATCTAGTCGGGATAGCCGTTGACAAAAACAGCAGCACCAGTTATCTCAAGCAATTGGATGAAGCCATTTGCTCACTGATGAAGCAGGATATTCAAGTCAACGAAGATTTATTGCTTTACAGATATAGAATCATGAATAAGCTATCATATCCTATAAATGATCTTAACAAGTTTTTATATGATAACAGACGTTACTACAAGATAATGGATTTGCTGATAAATAAGCAAATAGCTAGCAACAATCTGGATACTGCCATATTATTGCTTAATGAAAATCGTGAAATACATGGAAAGCTATACTCTTTGGAGGATACCAGCACACTGATAGATTTGTACATATTCACCGATAACTACCCGAAAGCGGTAAGTGAAATAAAAAACATAATATTTGAATTTGATATTCAGGATATCACCTACATCAACCTCTTAAAGCAGTACCAAAGCAGTGAAGAATGGAAATTATCAATGGAGGAAATAATCAGATACTACAGTGACAATAATAATTATAATTTTTTAAACCAGATATATGTCAATGAAGGATTGTATGACAAGTTATATGTTAACATTAGGGACAACTGTTTATTGGATAGCTTTGATGAATACAAAAATTATCTCGATGAAATGTATCATGATGAAATATTATTATTGTATAAGAAAGAAATCTTAGAACAGGCCAAGACTGCTAAATATATAGGTGCCTATAATGTAATTGTTAACTACTTGACTACGATGTTGGGCTATACCGGCAGTAAGGATGTCGTGGAGGATACAATAGGAATTCTCAAAAACAAATACAAAAATAAGCAAATGCTTATGGAACTATTAAATGATTTTCAGATACAATTAAACAATTAGTATATATAAAACATTAGAAGATAATCATAGATAAATATAATTTAATGAATACGATTATGATAAGTTAAAAAATAAGTACGTTAAATATACATCATAAATTATAAAAAATTAATGGATGATTATATGAATCAAAAAGAAAAAATTTTCGAAAAACTATACACCTCAATGTGTGATGATGACCCGGAGTATGCCCTGATAATAAAACAATTCATCAATAACCAACTGCTTACTCATATACACCTGACAGACAAGGAGATAATGCTTGCAGTAATATCAACTATGATAGCAAACCAGTCAACGAAACTCTACAAAGAAATGCTGTCCGATACCTTAAAAATCTTGACGCCTGTAGAGATTAAAGAGATAATATACCAGTCAACCATATACATAGGACTTGCAAAAAGCTATGAATTCATGGAAATAACAAACGACCACCTTAAAAAAGAGGGAATCGAGTTGCCACTGGAAAGCCAAAAAACTATAAAGGATGAAGACAGACTGCAGACAGGATATGACCTGCAGGTAAGAAACTTCAGCAAAGAGTTCATCGATACAAGCATTGAAACTACCCCCGACAATCAAAAACATGTCTGGGATTTGATATCAAGTTTTGCATATGGAGACTTCTACACACGCGGCGGATTAACCGATACCGAAAGGGAACTGATAACATTTGCATTTATACTATCATTAAGGGGATGTGAAAATCAATTGAAGATACATACCATAGGAAACATTAAAATGGGAAATGACAAAGAAAAGCTGATAGATACGATAACTATACTAATACCGTTTATCGGATTTCCAAGAATGCACAATGCATTAGCAATAATAAATCAGACAGACAACTAGGAAGGTGAAAAAGATGTTATACAAGTACCATGTAGCAATAATTAAAGATGATATGGTAGTATGTGATAAATACTATCAGGAAAATGAAAAACCAACCGATGAAACATATCAGAAGCTTAAAAATCAATATGAGGCAGATCAGATATTCCTAAATACAGTTGATGATGACGAACTGGAATCATTTATAAAAGAAGAAATAAAATTAGAGTAAAAAAAAGACTTTTACAATAATCCATTTTTTTTTAGTTTTTTTTGTATAATCCATGTTGAAGATTAATCATCGGATTTAGAACATAATTTAACGTATTCTTCAACATTGACCTCCAATTCATTGAGACTTGTTCTAAAGGCTTCAACAAGACTCTCTTCAACATTGAATTCAGAGTATTTTTCAAGCAAATCAACATATTGATGCAGTTCATTGAAATTAAAGTCAATTAACTTCCTGGAATTATCAATGTCAAACTTCAATGCATCATTTTCACTAAAGAATTCATTAATCTCCTCTTCAATACGTTCGATCTCATTTTCACAGAATTGCAGTTCAAATGATAAGTTCTTATTGTCAGGGTCATTGACAAGTTCTTGCCTTAGTACTACAACCCTCTTGTTTAATTGGGTAACCACATCCATCTTATCAAATATTTCCTTATGCTGCTCGATGTATGCCAATTTATCATACTTAATTACATCAATAAGATGTCTTAACTCAAACATTATACAACCTCCCATAAATGTTTCTTGACTTAGTCATATATTTATCAGAAGACTATAAAAAATGTTACATCAAATAAAATGAAAAAATGGTGACTGTAATAAAAGCTTTTTTAAATGGATGAACTGAATAGCGAAAAAAAATAATTAAAGTTTATTAGTTATGAACCAAATAATATTATATATGTTTGAAATAATAATCACACCTGGTGTTCAAAATACGGATGGACTAGGACATATCAACAACGGCGTTTTATCAGAATGGTTCGAGACAGCACGTACACCTATCTATAAGATATTCACACCAACACTAGAATTTTCACATGACAAATGGCGACTTATAATGGTACACTCCGAATATGATTATTATAACCAGATATATTTCAAAAGAGATGTGGTGGTAAGAACATTCATTAAAAAAATAGGCAAGACCTCATTTACCGTGTATCATGAACTATTTCAAGAAAATAAGAAATGTGCAAGTGGAAGTGTAGTGCTTGTTCACTATGATTTCGAAATGGAAGAAAATATAGATATCCCAGAAGATATTAGAAAAAAATTAAAAAAACACTTCTACCGATACAAAACAACCAAATCAAATTATGAGAACTATTTATGATTTAAGCCCCACTTTTTCTATTTTTTAAAATTAATTACCTTAAGAGAATCGAACTTGAATATTGAATAAAAAATGCATATAAAAAGAGTTTGAACTTATTGTTAAATCCGAAATAAAATTATAAAGAAAGGATTGAAGGATTAAGAGTTATTATACGCTAACTCTTTTGAATCCCATTATTAATGCAGACATTAATATTAACATGAATGCGATTAAGTATTTGACTTCATCCATAGTCATCTTCTTAGAGACAATCTTTGGACTAACCTCATATACCTTCGCATTGGATGAAGTTAATGTTTGTGTAACACCAACGGTTGATGGAGAACTTTCCTGTGTTGATTCACTTAGTATGTCCTCCATTATTGATTCAAGCGTAACAGCTTGGCTTTGAGAAGCACTGGATGAATCAGGAGCAGACGTTGGATTTCCACTATCCGGCGTCAAGTCACCTGCACCGGTTGATTCATTGGTACGATTTTTAATAGTGGAGTTTTCAACCTCTATTTCCGCCTCGATTGTTGTGTTGGTAATTGTTGTATTATTTACCTCTTGATTATTGACAGGACTATTTGTGTCAATTTGGGTTTGATTTGTATTATTGAAATTCTGATGATTGTTTGGATCCTCTTCCAATACATCTGTAGTATTGTTTAGCTTATCATTGGAGTTTATCGCATCCGTTTGTGTATTGTTTGTGGTTTGATTATCCATGACGCTTTCGTTTATTGTCTGATTTGTAACGATTATCTCTGTTGTCTGATTTTCTGCAATGCTATTGTTTTGCTGTGTGCTATCCTGGCTTGTATCATTTTTGTCATCGGTGTTATCTTCCTCTGTGCTATTTTCCTCAGAGGTATTATTACTGTTATCGGTCGTGTTGGTCTGTGTTGTCGGTTCTTCTATTATAACTTGGGAAGTGTTTTCAGGTATTTGAGTACTGTTGTCGGTAGGAACTGTTGTATTGGTTTCTATTATGACATCAGTCTGTGATGAATTAGTATTGTCCTCTTGAGTATTGTTTTTTTCTGTTGTATCATTTTTGGAGGTATTGTCATCCGTAGTGGTGTTCTCGGTTGACTGATTCTGCGTATTGTTGTTTTCGGTCTTATTTGTATCGATTATTTCATCTATTTTATCGATGATAATATCGATTATGCTTTTATCATCCCCACTTTCCTGATTATCATCAGTGTTAGTACCCGTTGAATTGCTTGGGTTTGTGGTCTGATTATTTGTAGCATTTTGATTTATATTATCATCAATTATTGTTTGATTTGTCATATTGGTATCTGTACTTGGATTGCTGTCTGATTGAGTATCAGTGCTTGTCTGATTATTATCTGCGGAGGTGTTGTTTCCATAATCCGTACTGTTTTCTTTTTGTCCACTTTCAGAATCATTTCTTGCTTGTGTTCCATTTGAATCCTGCTTATGTGTAGCCAGATAAGTATCCAGCTCATCATTTGCCACTATCACTCCATCGACATAGGTATGTCCCTTCACGTAGACCAGTTCATTATTCAATGAACTGTATAATGGATTGCCCTCGATGACGTTATCGGTAAATACGGATCCATTTACCTTTCTATCACCCATGACATATCGAACATTACCCAGAACATTCATGGTATTTTTTGTAATGAGATTTCTTCTTTCATTACGTATGTTTATATTCGTACCGTTATGCGTTTCAAGATAATTGTTGGCGACGTAATTGTCACTACCATCCTTAAGGGATATTGCTGTTGTTTCCGGTTTTATGTAATCGGCTGAGACACCACTCACATTGGTTTTACCTATGGCTACAATATGATTGTTTGTTATATTTGCTCCTTTACCTATTAATCCGATACCCATTGGCGTATTACCTTCCACTATTATGGTGTTGTTTTCAATAGTGGTGTATGTACCACCAAATTGTTCTATTCCATATACGTGACTGGAATTACCTCGGATATAATTGTTTCTTATTACGTTATATATTGTCACGGAATTTGGTATGTAATATGTATATCCATGATATTCATTCTCAGTGAGAATTATACCGTAGGATACATCTACCAGTTCCATATCATCTATGGTTTTGTTAGATGTTTGAAGGGAAATAACATTGTTTTCAACTAAATTATATGCATTTTGTCCTTCAAGGGTTATACCGTTAGCATATCTGATTGATACAACATCGATATTGTTGTAGGATATGTAATTGTAGCTTCCCCTACAGCTTATAGCATAACAGTATAATGTTCCCTGCAGGTATAATGTATTGTTTGATACATTGTTGTTATTTCCATAAAGGGATATTCCCCTAATCATACCATATGGTGCTTCATAATAACCTGATTCAATAAGATTTATGGAACAGTTGGTTACATTATTATTGTTTCCCATTAGTAAAACTACATTTTCCTTGTTTTCATCACCATAAAACCGCCAGTCCCTATGCTGACTTGGATATCTGACATCAAAATTACAGTTAGTAATTGAAGTATTGTTACCTATAACATATATCTGCCTGTATTCCTCTTCGGTAGGTTGATATCTGGCATCTATAAATTCAACGTTTGAAACACTGTTGTTATTTCCTATAAATACTATCACACGTTCAAATTCACTTTCATCATCACTGACAAATGTCATATTTGAAATGTTGGCATAACCTTCTTCATATGCGGTTATATGTGAGTTTTTTAGTGTTGGATTATTAATACCGGTTATAGTAACATTGTTGGCTTCAACAAATAAATCCAATCCTTCAATATCTTCAGTTATGTAAACGATTGCATTTTCTTCAAATGAATAATCCATATACTCTTCATAATTGGAATTATCCAGGTAGTATTTGAGTATGTCCATAGTATTATCATTGGTTGAGTCTACATTCTGGTTATCCTCCGGATAATTACTTGGATTTTCATCATCACCCTGATTTTCATCATCATTTGATGGGTCTATATCACTTTTTAAATTCCGATTATATGAGAAAGTATCCATATCTGCCTTGTTGAATGACTCCGATTCAACCTTTGTAGTTAAATCATCCTGATTATTAACCTGATTTTTCAGGAAGTGATCATAATCAATGTCCTTACTAATCGTATCATTTGTTGAGTTTTCTTGAGCCGATACACTTGATAATGTGCTTATAAACAGAATAATTAATATTGTTAATATTAACGCCCATTTATGAGCTTTAAACATGTCCTATTTTCACCTCCCTAATTCAAATAAAATAAATTCAACATTAATAAAATATAATTCAAGTTAATATTCAATGAATAAACAATACTTTATTAATATGAATTATATATGTATCCGTAAATATATAAGTTTAGTTATAATTTTGAACAAAAAAAGCCTATTTAAGCTAATAAAAGAAAGTTTTGTTGATAAAAAAATTAAAAACAGTTTATTTTTAATAAAAATAAAGTTTAAAGAAGTTTAAGACAGTTCATAACTCACCATATTTTTCATTTATTTAATTACCACTAATATCAAGTAAGAAAAAACAAACACGGAAGAGCCAGTGAAGGTTGCATACCGTTATAGATTGTCAAAAAAAGAATATAAAAAAAAGATTTGGTTTATTGAAGGCTGTTTTCGGCTTCAACAAAATATTTGTATAACTCCTCATCAGATAAGTCTTTTACTTCATCCAATGTGTATTTATCTTTTAATGTTTTGACACATAAAGTTAAAGCATCAATATTATTAAATTCATATAATATTTTAATAAATTCTGATAAGGATAATTCTTTCTGCGTATTCAATTCACATACCATATTATCACTATTATATTATAGGACTTGAAACTTTATAATACTTTATATCCGAAAAAAATTAAAATATCAAAGATTAAAATAATATATAACAAATTAAAAAAGAGGTAATCACATGAGAGTTAACATATTAACCAAACAACAAGCAACCAAAAGATTAGAATATGTCCAATCATTAAATTATACCGATAAGGAGTATATGAGAAATATGAGAAAGCATATGCTAAAATACAGACAAAATGCCAATGGGTTATTAAACCAAAGCTTTTCAGCCGAACGGGAACTTGAAATGTTTAAATCATATGGATTTAGAAATATGAAAGATTATACCATTGACATACTGGAACAAAATATCGAATACTGTAACGTACTCGAATGTGAAAGTCATGACGAACAGATAAATAAAACAATCGAATACCTAAACAATTGCAATAACCGTGATTACCTGATTAGATTAAAGCCATTCAGCAGAAAAAATGAAAAAACATGGTTTATCCCTGCAGATAGACTGGTAAATTGGATTGATTCTTTCATGATTCAAAGGGAAGTATTCTTCAACTATTCAACCAATGAAAAGGAATACCTATCAGCCATAGGTTACTTTAAAAACAATGTTCTTATGATGACTGTTGAAACAGATAATGATGAGAAAAACTACGATACTGATATCAATCAGATAATGAATGTTTTTGATGAGTTGGTAAATGGAATAATCGATATATTAAGAGACTTGCCTGAAGATAGAAATATTGAAAACCTATTTACAATCAGTGATGAGAAAATTAAAAGCAACATCGAAGAGGTACAAAAACTATCAATGGATTATATAGAATTCATTAAAAAAGAGTTAGATTAAATTGGAATCATTGAATAATTCCAATATTTTATCATTATCGGCCATACCATTAACGATTATCTTACCATCCTTATTTAACCTTATTTCTATCTTATTTTTTTTATTGTTTAAATCAAAATCCTTATAGATATCGGATAAAAAGATTATTTCCTGATTGGATGAACCAACCCATAACCTATCAGTACATCTTTTTTCATAGATAAACTTACCGGATACTAGAATATCACAAAGATTTAATAGGTTATTCCAGTCGGCACAATTGACCGATTTAATTAGATTATATTCATAACCCGTAAATATGACAATTGACAGTTTATCCTTAAGCATTTTGGCCAGTTGATACAATGCCCTTGATTGAAGAAGTGGTTCTCCACCGGAGAAGGTAACACCCTCTATATCAGGATTAGACAGGATGTCCTCTGCCAATTGTTTTACATCATATTCATTTCCAGAATCCAAGTCCCATGTCTGTGGAGAGTTACACTTGTAACAATGCTTAAGACATCCCTGTACAAAGATACATGTCCGGTTTCCGGGTCCTTCAACTTTTGAATTGTCTATTATTTCATTAACATATAACTTCAATGCAATCACTAAAAAAGGGGGGATTTTTAGAAGTCCAGAGTTCTTCCACCTCTGGATTCATTAATGTCGGATGAATCAGGAATATTTGGAGGAGTATTATTATCCGGTTTATCAGGTTTTTGGTTGTCTTCTTCACTTTGTTTATATTCACGCCTATCCTCTTGTGCGGTAGCTGCCACTGCACGTACATCAGCCCATTTACGTATTGACATAATCTGTTCAGACATTGTAACGCTAAGTGGTACCGTGTTGCGGACGGCATTTTCAAAGTCTGCCATAGTTATGCTACGGTCTTCGGCAAATGCATCAAACAGTCCCATTATAACTATCTGTTCCAGTTCGGCTCCACCAAATCCTTCCGTTATACTGGCCAGGTGATTTAATGATTCGTCATTGATGGTAAAGTTTCCTATTACATCAGGCTGTTTGAGTCTTGAGGTTAAATGTACCTTGAAGATTTGCTTTCTTTCATTGAAGGTAGGCAGGTCTATGAAGAATATCTCATCAAACCTTCCCTTTCTCATCATCTCTGACGGTAGTGTTGAGATGTTGTTTGCCGTTGCAACTACAAATACGGGTTTTGTTTTTTCCTGCATCCAACTTAGGAATGTACCGAAGATACGGCTGCTTGTACCACTGTCGCCACTATTTCCCAGTCCGGAGAATCCCTTTTCAATCTCGTCAATCCATAGTATGCATGGACTTATGGCTTCGGCTGTCTTTATTGCCTCCCTCATGTTTGATTCACTGTTACCCACATACATGTTAAATACCTTGGATACGTCAAATCTTAGAAGTGGCAAATGCCACATTGAACTGATTGACTTTGCCACAAGACTCTTACCACAGCCGGGTACTCCCGTTAAAAGCACCCCCTTAGGTGATGGGAGGCCATATCGTTTAGCCGAGTCTAGCCAGGACTTGTCCCTTTTGATTAGCCATTTCTTTAAATTTTCCAATCCTCCGACGTCATTGATGTTTACTTCGGAGTCTATGTATTCAAGCAGGTCATTCTTTTTGATTACCTGACTTTTTTCCTTTAGAACAAGATCCACGTCATTGACATCCAGCCTATTGTTATCAACCATTGCTCGTGCAAATGCATTTTCTGCTTCCTGTAATGTTAGACCTACCGCTGCTTTTACAAGTGATTCCTTTTCCTTATCATTCAATTCAACGACTAGATTGTTTCCACTGTTGGCGGATATCATTGCATCCAAGAGTTGGGATATTTCCTCCTGTGTCGGAAGTCCAAAGTCCATGACGGTTACGTCCTTTTTCAAATCATCAGGTATTGTAAACGTTGGGGATACGAATATTATGTTTTTTGGCTGCATACTCTGTTTCAAATTTGGCATGATATCCTTCAATACCCTGACAACGTTATTGTCTATGACGCCGCTGGATTTTTCACAGAAGACGTGGAAGTCCAGCAGTATGAATATTGCAGGCTGTTCATATTCACGGATGAAATTGAGAGCTGCCAGCTTTTCAAAGGTGTTTTCTTCAATTAGACCGTCCTGATTTCTAAAACCTTCCGATGATTTCCATATGAATACGTTTCTAACCGTGTGAATCAGTTCAGGGGTTGTTACTATTCTTTTTAATTCGTTAATTAAACGTTCTTCTTCATATGTTGTAATGTTTATGTATGGAAATCTTGCCCGTAATAAGTCGCATAATTCTTTTTCAAACTTTGTCATCATAATCACTTGTATATTAATATTTTAAATTATGTCATAAAAAGTATATAAATATAATAACAATTTACGAAAAAAAGAATATTTAATGCTTTATGATTCAACCAGACTACTTTTTAGGTTATATCTGATTTTTAAATAATTATAATGGCCTTATCTATTAAAAATGTGTTTATGCTGAGTTATGTATATGTAAAAAGAGAAGGAGGGATTTGATAATTAGTTCACGTTCAATGTCAGTACAATGGAGTCATTGGCATCTATCACTTCTGATTCAAGGCTGTAATTCTTTTGGTGGATTTTTTCCAATACCTTTTCATATGTTATTTCCTGGATTTTATTGGCATATTCAT is part of the Methanosphaera sp. BMS genome and harbors:
- a CDS encoding SWIM zinc finger domain-containing protein codes for the protein MNWEKLFDEERLIRGYDYFLRDKVFDVIITDKYISSKVEGKRNNIYEVQVNFDNDEINSLYCTCPYSYSKTYCKHMVATLYKLDEINQNKKDNINKSDSIFLFKDVLKDLDENKLKKYLYDNYKDNEEFTSKFINEFYSNFTYEDYLDYENMLNNIFKIDLVELYNENGFYQESPYHRYLINFINTKIDSLYDNEHYNYVLQLIYGIYENIAEKENISEYLNVDDILSSCNYYLEKIIDLDDMTLNVSIYDYILSNLKYNYDYNITPNLVGIAVDKNSSTSYLKQLDEAICSLMKQDIQVNEDLLLYRYRIMNKLSYPINDLNKFLYDNRRYYKIMDLLINKQIASNNLDTAILLLNENREIHGKLYSLEDTSTLIDLYIFTDNYPKAVSEIKNIIFEFDIQDITYINLLKQYQSSEEWKLSMEEIIRYYSDNNNYNFLNQIYVNEGLYDKLYVNIRDNCLLDSFDEYKNYLDEMYHDEILLLYKKEILEQAKTAKYIGAYNVIVNYLTTMLGYTGSKDVVEDTIGILKNKYKNKQMLMELLNDFQIQLNN
- a CDS encoding carboxymuconolactone decarboxylase family protein — encoded protein: MNQKEKIFEKLYTSMCDDDPEYALIIKQFINNQLLTHIHLTDKEIMLAVISTMIANQSTKLYKEMLSDTLKILTPVEIKEIIYQSTIYIGLAKSYEFMEITNDHLKKEGIELPLESQKTIKDEDRLQTGYDLQVRNFSKEFIDTSIETTPDNQKHVWDLISSFAYGDFYTRGGLTDTERELITFAFILSLRGCENQLKIHTIGNIKMGNDKEKLIDTITILIPFIGFPRMHNALAIINQTDN
- a CDS encoding thioesterase family protein — protein: MFEIIITPGVQNTDGLGHINNGVLSEWFETARTPIYKIFTPTLEFSHDKWRLIMVHSEYDYYNQIYFKRDVVVRTFIKKIGKTSFTVYHELFQENKKCASGSVVLVHYDFEMEENIDIPEDIRKKLKKHFYRYKTTKSNYENYL
- a CDS encoding 4Fe-4S single cluster domain-containing protein encodes the protein MKLYVNEIIDNSKVEGPGNRTCIFVQGCLKHCYKCNSPQTWDLDSGNEYDVKQLAEDILSNPDIEGVTFSGGEPLLQSRALYQLAKMLKDKLSIVIFTGYEYNLIKSVNCADWNNLLNLCDILVSGKFIYEKRCTDRLWVGSSNQEIIFLSDIYKDFDLNNKKNKIEIRLNKDGKIIVNGMADNDKILELFNDSNLI
- a CDS encoding AAA family ATPase, whose amino-acid sequence is MTKFEKELCDLLRARFPYINITTYEEERLINELKRIVTTPELIHTVRNVFIWKSSEGFRNQDGLIEENTFEKLAALNFIREYEQPAIFILLDFHVFCEKSSGVIDNNVVRVLKDIMPNLKQSMQPKNIIFVSPTFTIPDDLKKDVTVMDFGLPTQEEISQLLDAMISANSGNNLVVELNDKEKESLVKAAVGLTLQEAENAFARAMVDNNRLDVNDVDLVLKEKSQVIKKNDLLEYIDSEVNINDVGGLENLKKWLIKRDKSWLDSAKRYGLPSPKGVLLTGVPGCGKSLVAKSISSMWHLPLLRFDVSKVFNMYVGNSESNMREAIKTAEAISPCILWIDEIEKGFSGLGNSGDSGTSSRIFGTFLSWMQEKTKPVFVVATANNISTLPSEMMRKGRFDEIFFIDLPTFNERKQIFKVHLTSRLKQPDVIGNFTINDESLNHLASITEGFGGAELEQIVIMGLFDAFAEDRSITMADFENAVRNTVPLSVTMSEQIMSIRKWADVRAVAATAQEDRREYKQSEEDNQKPDKPDNNTPPNIPDSSDINESRGGRTLDF